The sequence ccccatttccattttacaaatgaaggcCCAGTGCCTGCCTGGGAGGCTGCGTCCCTAACCCCTGTGTGCTGCCGTCCAGCTGGGGGTCGGGCTGCTGGCTAGGGCACATGGGCTCCTTCGTTTTGGGGGACTGACCACTCTGGCAAAAGGCAAGACCCGAGAGGCCAGTGATgatggaggggaaggtgggtgctGATGGGGAGGTTGGTGAGAATTCGGAGGGAACAGGCCAGCTGAGCTCACACAGTCCCCAGACTACTCCCTGCTGCGGTCCCCACCCACCTTTCCAACTGGGACCCCTCTGCCATCGCGAGCATTTGGAGGTCTCCTCTCTTGGGCCTGAATCCTcaccacccaccaccccctcTCCCTTGTTCCACCCCCAGCTCCAGCAGACAGAAGCAGAGCTCAGGAAGGTGGACAAGGCCATCGCGCTATTTCAGAAGATGCTGTGATGCACCCGACTCTGACCCTCATAACCCCCAGCAGTCCGCCGTGGGGGTGgcagcaataaaatattttgccacAAAATCATCTCTTGTCTGTGTGTggtggggccggggaggggcactGAGGGCCCGTGCCTGGGAAGGTAGTGGAAGGGCGGCAGGCTGAGCAAGAGGCACCGGGTGGGCAGAGAGGTGCGTCTGCCTGGGTCTGTCCCTGGCGCTGAGCCAGGCCTGAGTCATGTTGCTCACTCATTCCTCCTCCCAGCTCTTCTCCACTCACCTCTGCACTGCTGCTGAGGGAGCCCCGCCCTGGTGCCGGCTGCCGCTTGTGGCCTTGGGCGGGCACGACTAGAGGGGCCAGGGGCTGTCTGGCCTGCCCCCATCCTGCCggggcctccctccccctccactcgTCCTGAGTTAATTATAACTCTGACCTAAGTGCCCTGTGACACCACGCCCCAGCGGCCCTGCGGGAGACCCAGCAACCAGGTAGGGGAGAGGCCTAGAGAGGAGACTCATCAGGTTTTCTGTGCTGGGTGTTTGGGAGTGTGGGTGTcggtctgggggtggggaagggggtctTGGGGAAGGAGCCTCAGTTCCTTCCTGCAGGTGTATGTCCCCATTAGCCCATTAAGGCCCTCAGGTTGTCTAGGCAACTGAGaggggaggccaggctggggtAGATCCAGGTGCTTCAGGCAAAGCAGAGGAAAGGCCCAAAGCAGGTGCCGGTGGAGACAAAGAGCTAAAGAGCTGGGCCTGCCCTGGACCCGCTGCTGCTTCCTGCTCTCGAGAGCCTTCTGTCCCCTCAGGTCCATGTCCCAGCCATGCTCCCTGCAGACGTGCCCGTGGCCCACTTGAATCcttcactgctgctgctgctgctgctgctactgcagCTGCTGCCCCCTGCATCCTCCTTCTTCCCCAACATCTGGAGCCTCCTGGCTGCCCCCGGGTCCGTCACCCACCAGGACCTGACCGAGGAGGCGGCACTCAATGTCACCCTGCAGCTCTTCCTGGAGCAGCCACCCCCGGGCCGTTCCCCGCTTCGTCTTGAGGATTTCCTGGTGAGCGTCCCCAGGTCCTGTCACATCCCAGCTGGACTCCCCAATTCCCTGGGACTTCTACTTCTTCAGGGCCCTGCTGGCCAAGAGGAGGGACATCCTTCTCTTCCTTGGCTCCTCACCTCTACCCCTTGCAGTAACAATACCCAAGTGTCCTGGTCCTAAAATCAGGAGTACCCCCCCTCCTCCTTAGAAAGGTCCAGAATTGCCCTTCCTTCATAGGGCCCAGGACCTTCAATTCCCTGCACACCCAACCTGAGTGCCAGTTGCTAAGAAAATGTGGGCAATGGTGCAACCCAAGGGTCCCCTGTCCCCTAACCCACTCTCTCCAGGGCCGCACCCTTCTTGCTGACGACCTCTTTGCTGCCTACTTTGGACCTGGGTCTCCTTCCCGGAGGTTCCGAGCAGCCTTAGGTGAGGTCTCCCGTGCCAACGCAGCCCAGGACTTTCTGCCAACATCCAGGAATGACCCTGACCTGCACTTTGATGCTGAGCGGCTGGGCCAGGGGCGCACACGCCTAGTGGGGGCTCTCCGGGAGGCCCTGGTGGCGGCCAGAGCTCTTGACCACACCCTGGCCCGCCAGCGCCTTGGGGCTGCACTTCATGCTTTGCAGGTGAGGACTGCGTAAAATGGGCAGGGGTTTCTTCACCCAGGGTCTTCCCGTCCCCCAGATACAGACTTCCTCTTGGtacctccttctctttcttcttcttcttcttcttcttcttcttcttcttcttttaatgtttatttatttattttgagagagacagaaagcaggggaggggcagagagagagggagagagagaatcccaaatgggctttgcaccatcagtgcTTGATCTTaacaaccacaagatcaggacctgaacagatatcaagagtctgacgcttaactgactgagccacccaggcgccccctcatggTGCCTTCTTAATCACACCTCCCCCTACTCAAGAAGTGATGGGGCACTGCTTGCCAGTGCCCTGAGACTGGTCCCTAGTTCCCCCACCTCCAAACTGGCAGCTCTCCCTGTGGGAAGagccaggaggccagtgtggctggagaaaaGTGAGGAGGCGTGAGGTCGGGAGTGGGCCTTGAAGGCCACTGGAGGGCCTTTGGTTGGACTCTGAGTGGGATGGGAGGAAAAACCGGGAGGCTCCCACCTGGGGAGAGCTCTGTTCTGGGCAACAGGCAGAGGGTGTGGAGGGCACTTGGGGTATCTGACAGCAGCAGCGGGGGTAGGAGGAGGCTTTCCAGGAGAGAGAATAAGCGCTGGAGATTGTGAGAATGGTCAGACAGCGCCTCATTCCCCttcgccctccctccccccaggatTTCTACAGTCATAGCAACTGGGTGGAAATGGGACAGCAGCAGCCACACCCTCACCTCCTCTGGCCTAGGCAGGAGCTCCGGAGCCTGGCACAAGGTACGGCCATGAccccgggggctgggggaagCCCACTAAAGCCATGTCCTCTCAGCCTCCCCAGACACTGTGTCACATCCTCAGGTCACATAGGATGTGACATGGCTTCTTCTCTGGAACGACCTGTGAGGTCCCCCAGTCCAGCCAAAGGCCAGGTCAGTTAGATagcttccccaaggtcacaggggTGGACAGAGCCAGGACCAAGGTCTGCAGACCTCAGCTGAGTTCTCTCTCGTGTGGCTTCCTCCCCCAACATGGGATGGAACATACAGGGCTGTTCTTCACAGTCCCCTCATCCTTCCACCTGAGTTATGACGCGGCCTCCTGTCCATTACAAGTTCACTTCCTGTCCACAGCTCACGCTTCTGGGTTTCCTAGCACAGTCCCGGTCTCACATATTCAGTCTCATCACTAGATGATCTCTAGGTTTTTGTTCAGAAATCCTAGAAGGGTACATTTGGGCTTTTGCCAGCTCAGGGAAAAGCCAAAGTTTGGATGGATGGGGATAAAGGTCAGTGGTGGCAGGATCTTGGGATCTAGACCCCTGTCCTCTCTTCCCAGTGGACGATCCTACCTGCTCTGATTGCGAGGAGTTGAGCTGCCCCGGGAATTTGCTGGGCTTTACACTCACCTCTGGCTACTTTGGAACTCATCCCTCCAAACCTCCAGGTACCAGGCAGAAGTAAGGGGAGAAAGTCACTTCCTTTCCCCTGACCCTCTCCCTAGGGATCTCAGAACTGTAGGCCCTTGTCCCATTTCCTATGGCATCACTTCTGGAAGGAGTGGATGCTGGGGATGGGGTAGATGGATGGAGACCCACTGAGGCGGCCATGATTGTTGGGTGGGGGAATAGCTTCTTATTCAACCAGTAAGACTTCTCCATTACCCAAGGGTAGTTTTGGGGGATGGACTGGAGGGATTAGGGGATCCACCATGTACTGTGATGACTGACCCCTCTAGATTTACTCCAGATTGGCCCTCCACAAATGTCATCTTTCTTGCTGATCCTTTGCTGAAGAGTGAGAGGTCAGGCCAGGTCAAAAAGGGCCTCATTTTCTTAGGAGGCAGTGGGTTTTTTACCTCCACCCTCCAGATCTCTTTCCCCAAACCAGGGAAATGTAGCCATGGGGGCCGTTTTGACCAGAGCAGCTCCCAGCCACCACGGGGAGGCATCAACAAGGATAGCACATCCCCAGGCTTCTCTCCCCATCACATGCTGCACCTCCAGGCAGCAGAACTGGCCCTTCTGGCCTCCATCCAGGCCCTCAGTCTCCTGCGAAACCGGCTGGGAGACAGGGGTTTCTCCAGGTGAGTGGCCTCTGGGCGATGTGCTCCTTAATGCGCATGTGCTCCTAGGGGAGCTGAGTAAATGGGGGCTGGGGACAAATGTGCAGACTCCTCACCGTATCTCTGGCCTGCTCCCCAGGCTGCTGGACATCAGCCCAGCCTCCAGTCTGAGCTTCGTCCTAGACACCACAGGCAGTATGGGTGAGGAGATCAATGCTGCCAAAATCCAGGCTCGCCACATTGTGGAACAGCGACGGGGCAGCCCCATGGAGCCTGTCCACTACATCCTGGTCCCTTTCCATGATCCAGGTAACTGTGGTCTGGCGAGgatagaggaaggaaggaaagtctaGGGCAAGGGGTAAATGCCACTGGTGGGGGAAAGGGCCTCATGGCTCCACTTCCTTAAAATGGTGACGTTTCCTATGGTTGAGCATTTACTGGTACCTCTGTGTGTACGATTGGCCACTTCTTCCTCTGTTTCCAAAATGGCAGCACTTTCCATATGAGGTTAATCATGATCTGTGCTTAGCCAGGGGCCTCTGCTTTCTTAGGCTTCCATGTTAATCAGTGATTTTCAATTCTCCCCATTTTCTGTACACAGAGGTTGGGATGAGGATGGGTCCAGGCCTCTGTGAAGCCTCTAGACAGATTGGAAGTTAGACCGACTGACCCGGGTTGACCAGTCACTGTGCATGCTTAGGCTGAtcatttagacttttttttgcctcagtttcatcatcaataaaatgagtCAGTACTTGACCCATATTATCTGATGGCCATTTCAACCCTAGAAGATAGGCAGGATTTTCTAGGGTTGAAATGGCCATCAAATAAGATAGCTACAAGCACTGAGAATTCCCTAAAGGCAAGCGTTGAGTCTGATTTACCTGCATAAATCTCATAGTAGCTGGAATTTAACGGGGATTtatcacatattatttttaatttttttaatgtttatttatttttgagtcagagagagacagcatgaacaggggagggtcagagagagggagacacagaatctgaagcaggctccaggttccaagccgttagcacagagcctgacgtggggctcgaactcacagagtgtgagatcatgacctgagctgaagtcagacgcttaactgactgagccacccaggcgccctggtttaTCACATATTTGATGAAGCTTTGAGTTTAGCATTAATTATGTGTCAAGTCACTATTCTAAGGTTTACAAAATCAACTCATTTAGTCCTTCTAATGACACTCTGAGGTAGGTACCATTGCTCTGGTTTTTCTGGTGAGGAATCTGAGGCCCCAGGTGTTTTTTTATACTTACGCACATATCCAATAAACGCCCTCTCAGGACCACAGGAAATGCTACCATTTTGTTAAGGAAATGAGGTCCACTTCCCTGCAAAGGTAATTAGCCCTTACCCTGCCCTGCCTATAGAAGTATCGGAGAATATTGTTATTTCAATACTTGTTCACCCCAGGAGCACAGCGAGGCCTCTTGACTGGGGGGTGAGAGGTGGCCCTGGGTAGGGATGAGGGGAGCCCTCTCATCACTCATCTCaaccttctttcttcctccccagggTTTGGCCCTGTCTTTACCACCAGTGACCCTGACAGCTTCTGGCAACAACTCAATGAGATCCATGCCTTGGGGGGTGGAGATGAGCCCGAGATGTGTCTGTCAGCCCTGGAggtctgccctccccctcccccttcccttcttcccccttcctttccagtTCCCACCACCAAGGGGAACTAGAGGCTTCCTGGGatctccaccctccaccccgcCTTCAGAGCCTAGTTCCACTAGCTTCACTCCATGGTTCCAGGGCcatatttccttctattctgcCCTCCCTTACTCTACCCATTCCTCTGCTGCTGCCATTTTTAACACGagcactttccctctctgccagCTGGCTCTGCTGCACACACCTCCACTCTCAGACATCTTTGTCTTCACCGACGCCTCCCCCAAGGATGCCTTTCTCACCAACCGGGTGGAGTCCCTGACTCAGGAGCGGCGCTGCAGAGTGAGCACAGCTGATGGGACATCCGATGTTAGCCACCCAGAGATATGGGGTTTCCCATACCTTGTTGACAACTATCTCGTAACAAGGATCACACCACACTCTGGTGGTTGAACCAGCCTTGGCATGGGGTGGGAGAAGCAGACAATGAGTATAACACATCCTGATCCCTTACATGATGCTGAATGCATATTTGAACTGGTCTCCAATAAACCATTTGAAGAACTGGAGATCTAGTTGCCAGCAATCCGCTGTGGATGACATATGGAGACAGTTACAAGGGAGTGGCAACTACTAACTGAAGGCCTGGGGCTGTGTCATTGGGAGACCCTGCAGGAGCAGTCAGAGGGTAGACCAAGATCTTACTCCTCCTCATCAGCTCCGCAGAACACTTGAGCACAGATCCTCATTGACAATGGTAGACAGCACTTGGATTACTCAGTACTGGCCTCTTTTCTGGGCACAGGTAACATTCCTAGTGACCGAGGACCCATCGAGGGTTCAGGGCCGAGCTCGGCGTGAGGTCTTGTCGCCTCTGCGTTTTGAGCCCTATGAAGCAGTGGCCTTGGCCTCAGGAGGAGAGGTAATCTTCACCAAAGACCAGCACATTCAGGATGTGGCAGCCGTTGTTGGGGACAGCATGGCTGACCTGGTAAGTATGAGGGCCAGAGGGACTAATGCTTTTGGCTCAGAACTGAGGGTACAGGTAACACGGCACTGCTCTTTCTCATAGGTTAATAGTTTAACACTGCTTGCTGTGTTGCCACTGCAGTCAGAAGGGTGGGAAAggaagtttctctctctttctgagatCCATGGCTACCCAACTTCCACGTTGCTCCTTCCCTATTAGTACCGCCCCCTGTCCCCCAGTCTTGGCCTCCAGTAGTCTGTCCTCGGAAGTCCTGCCATCTTTTAAGGAGGGACAAGAAGCAATCACCTCACCCTCAATCCCTTGCCTCCAATTTGTTGTTGACCGTAACTTCATCCCTGGTCCTGGGCCCCTCTTTCACTGGTATCCCTTCTCCATGTGTGACttagtttctttctgtctccaccTTTCTCCTGTCTTTGTTCCCACTTCATTCAATGCCTCATCTTCTCCCCTATTTTTTGGCTCTGCCCATCCCTCTAGGTTACCCTTCCCCTGGAACCTCCTGTTGTGGTGTCTGGAAGGCCACTTGTGTTCAGCGTGGATGCACTGCTCCAGAGGGTCACAGTCCGGATCCATGGGGAGGTCAGCAGCTTCTGGATCAGGAACCCTGCAGGTATTTCCACATGTGTGTCTCAAGGCAGAGGGAAGAATGGAGAATGAAGGGTGACATCCTAAGGGACAGGAGCTAGCTCATGTGCCAATCTcttgctcccccacccccaccaggggTCTCCCAGGGCCAGGAGGAAGGCGAGGGACCTCTAGGTCACACTCGCCGCTTTGGGCAGTTCTGGATAGTTACCATCAGTGACCCCCCACAGACAGGGACCTGGGAGATCCTGGTCACAGCCGAGAGCACACCCCGGGTGAGAGTGCAAGGTAAGGAGGGAGATATtcctgggaagggaagggacggAAAGGCTGCAGAGCTCAGAGAGCGGTATCAATCACATTCATCTCAGGAAGGTCTCTGATTGCCTTGGTCCTCCTCAGCCCAGACATCCCTGGACTTCCTCTTCTACTTTGGGATCCCCGTGGAAGATGGCCCCCACCCTGGCCTCTACCCCCTGACTCAGCCAGTTGCAGGTACGTCTACCCCCCCCCAACTTGtccattaatatatatacatgtatatattgtatatgtatatgtctatatacatatgtgtattgtgtattgtgtatgtatattatgtgtatatatatatatatatatatccttttattgAGTTATAACTTGCATATAATGAAGTGCACTAAACTTAAGTATACAGCTGGGTGGATTTCATATGATGCACTCATGTAACCATCACTCGACTCaagatttagaacattttcagcaTCCCAGAATCTTTCCTGACCCTGCCCAACAATAGCCCTCAGAGGTAACCCCTTTTCTCCATTCATACTCATCCCCAGAGGTAACCCCTATTCTAAAAGCCGATcattcctttctccctgtctttgAATCTCATGTGGACCAgtgttctcccctcccctcccctgtcccaggCCTCCAGACCCAGCTGCTGGTAGAGGTGACAGGGCTGGGCTCCAGAAGCAACCCTGGAGCTCCTCTGCCGCATTTCTCTCACGTCGTCCTACGAGGGGTCCCGGAAGGTGCCGAGCTGGGCCGGGTGCCTTTGGAGCCCACGGGACCGCCGGAGCGAGGTTTCCTCGCGGCCTCGCTACCGTCCGCACTTCTGTCCGCTGTGGGACCTTTCTCTCTGGAGTTGATTGGCCGGGacggagaggggcagagcctgCACCGAGCTGCTCCCCAGCCCTGCACCGTGGTCCCTGTCCTTCTGGAGGTGAGA is a genomic window of Panthera uncia isolate 11264 chromosome B2 unlocalized genomic scaffold, Puncia_PCG_1.0 HiC_scaffold_24, whole genome shotgun sequence containing:
- the VWA7 gene encoding LOW QUALITY PROTEIN: von Willebrand factor A domain-containing protein 7 (The sequence of the model RefSeq protein was modified relative to this genomic sequence to represent the inferred CDS: deleted 1 base in 1 codon) produces the protein MLPADVPVAHLNPSLLLLLLLLLQLLPPASSFFPNIWSLLAAPGSVTHQDLTEEAALNVTLQLFLEQPPPGRSPLRLEDFLGRTLLADDLFAAYFGPGSPSRRFRAALGEVSRANAAQDFLPTSRNDPDLHFDAERLGQGRTRLVGALREALVAARALDHTLARQRLGAALHALQDFYSHSNWVEMGQQQPHPHLLWPRQELRSLAQVDDPTCSDCEELSCPGNLLGFTLTSGYFGTHPSKPPGKCSHGGRFDQSSSQPPRGGINKDSTSPGFSPHHMLHLQAAELALLASIQALSLLRNRLGDRGFSRLLDISPASSLSFVLDTTGSMGEEINAAKIQARHIVEQRRGSPMEPVHYILVPFHDPGFGPVFTTSDPDSFWQQLNEIHALGGGDEPEMCLSALELALLHTPPLSDIFVFTDASPKDAFLTNRVESLTQERRCRVTFLVTEDPSRVQGRARREVLSPLRFEPYEAVALASGGEVIFTKDQHIQDVAAVVGDSMADLVTLPLEPPVVVSGRPLVFSVDALLQRVTVRIHGEVSSFWIRNPAGVSQGQEEGEGPLGHTRRFGQFWIVTISDPPQTGTWEILVTAESTPRVRVQAQTSLDFLFYFGIPVEDGPHPGLYPLTQPVAGLQTQLLVEVTGLGSRSNPGAPLPHFSHVVLRGVPEGAELGRVPLEPTGPPERGFLAASLPSALLSAVGPFSLELIGRDGEGQSLHRAAPQPCTVVPVLLELSGSPGFLAPGSKAPLSLRIASFSGPQDLDLKTSVKPSFALTSNLSSFGREPWALNSSRAWAFSPADRVRLEPNGSVLDRVRLEPNESAWGRLWLEIPDSAAPDSVVMVTVTATGPEASPVPPTHAFLRLLVLAPIPQDPLAAPAHSSGPILASTSPASTSVTRGRAGGGLVGNPWWGTVGGVLLLLGLASW